A single window of Granulibacter bethesdensis DNA harbors:
- a CDS encoding AIDA repeat-containing protein — translation MADITVSSGVTSTGLNLNGAPGSATLDVLGTASNTVAQGQNGTVFVTVSSGGSAVSTTVISGSSSSTQVILSGGTATGTVLSAGGIEGVAGIASGTVVSSGGGEFVSSGGVASGTVVSNGGSAVVYASGVASSTVVSSGGQQIVSSGGVAQGTTVSSGGSEYVFSGGVASGTTVSLRARQLVSSGGVASGTTVSSGGVQNVLSGGVASGTTLSSGSNQEVSGGGVASGTVVSSGGKQNVYSGGVASGTVVSNGGTAVVFSGGVASGTAVSSGGGEFVSSGGVASGTVVSNGGTAVVFSGGVASGAVVSSGGVQDVNSGGVASGTTVSSGGRLSLEPGGIAFGTVVSNGGMEAAASGGVASGTTVSSGGVQNVLSGGAASGTTVSSGGWQNVYSGGVASGTTVSSGGEQNVLSGSVASGTTLSAGGTQAVLSGGSATNATLLSGGTQFVSGGGIVSGTVFSSGGSQVLLSGASATGTSIQVAASQTVSSGATATGTILASGGTQLVSSGGAASGTVVSVGGSVVVSTGGVASGTVVSVGGSAVVSTGGVASGTVVSASGSAVVFSGGVASGTTVSSYGRQIVSTGGIAEGTRVNSDGVEIVSSGGIASGTVVSSAGVQDVLSGGVASGTVVSSGGEQYVESGGIASGTTVSSYGRQDVYSGGVASGTTVSSGGVQEVYSGGVASGTTVSNGGTEIVSGIASGTTVSAGGWQNVSTGGVASGTVVSSGGEQDVMSGGSATNATLLSGGTQFVLMGGIVSGTVFSSGGSQVLLSGASTTGTSIEVIASQTVSSGATATGTILASGGQQLVSSGGTTISTVVSQGGLQDVFAGGIASGATVSSGGYEFISSGGSALGTTVSQGGSAVVLSGGTAISTVVSSGGTEIVFGIASGTTVSQGGTAVVSSGGSVISAVASSGGQAFVFGIASSTTVSSGGQQYVESGGSAISTVVSSGGTEIVSSGGTASGTTLSAGGTQFVSAGGIVSGTVFSSGGSQVLLSGASTTGTSIQVSAAQTVSSGATATGTILASGGAQAILSGGTATGTVLSAGGVEAVTGIASGTVVLDGGTEAVASGGVASGTTVSSGGWQYVASGGIASGTTVSSGGVQDIMSGGVASGTMVSSGGQQYVESGGIASGTTVSSGGVQDIMSGGVASGTMVSSGGQQYVESGGIASGTTVSGSGAAENVLSGGSATNVTLLSGGTQFVSAGGIVSGTVFSSGGSQVLLSGASTTGTSIQVSASQTVSSGATATGTILASGGEQTVSSGGAASGTTLLSGGTQFVSAGGIVIGTVFSSGGSQVLLSGASTTGTSIQVAASQTVSSGATATGTILASGGEQFVSSGGVASGTTLSSGGWQYAVSGGVASGTVVSSGGEQAVVSGGVASGTVVSSGGEQDVMSGGSATNATLLSGGTQFVLMGGIVSGTVFSSGGSQVLLSGASTTGTSIQVAASQTVSSGATAMGTILASGGEQLVSSGGSAISTVVSYSGTQFVSSGGTAISTAISYSGTEYVASGGVASGTTVSYRGTEYVASGGVASGTTVGYGGTEYVASGGIVNGTTVSDGGTEYVAAGGVASGTMVSNGGTEYVYSSGVASGTVVSSGGKQNVMSGGSATNATLLSGGTQFVLMGGIVSGTVFSSGGSQVLLSGASTTGTSIQVAASQTVSSGATATGTILASGGEQLVSSGGIASGATLSAGGTQFVSAGGIVSGTVFSSGGSQVLLSGASTTGTSIQVSASQTVSSGATATGTILASGGEQLVSSGGIASGTTLSAGGTQFVSAGGIVSGTVFSSGGSQVLLSGASTTGTSIQVSASQTVSSGATATGTILASGGEQTVSSGGAASGTTVSAGGIQFVSAGGIVSGTVFSSGGSQVLLSGASTTGTSIQVSAAQTVSSGATATGTILASGGAQAILSGGTATGTVLSTGGVEAVTGIASGTVVLDGGTEAVASGGVASGTTVSSGGWQYVASGGIASGTTVSSGGVQDIMSGGVASGTMVSSGGQQYVESGGIASGTTVSGSGAAENVLSGGSATNVTLLSGGTQFVSAGGIVSGTVFSSGGSQVLLSGASTTGTSIQVSASQTVSSGATATGTILASGGEQTVSSGGAASGTTLLSGGTQFVSAGGIVIGTVFSSGGSQVLLSGASTTGTSIQVAASQTVSSGATAMGTILASGGEQFVSSGGVASGTTLSSGGWQYVVSGGVASGTVVSSGGEQAVVSGGVASGTVVSSGGEQDVMSGGSATNATLLSGGTQFVLMGGIVSGTVFSSGGSQVLLSGASTTGTSIQVAASQTVSSGATAMGTILASGGEQLVSSGGTVIGTVLSAGGIEGVAGIASGTVVLDGGAEAVASGGVASGTTVSSGGWQFVASGGIASGTVVNNGGTQFVSGGAIISGTVFSSGGSQVLLSGASTTGTSIQVAASQTVSAGAAATGTILASGGSQFVSGGGIAISTVVSSGGMQTVSSGGAASGTVVSLSGDMVLLSGGVVQSAVLSGGNLTISSGARVSGVAIENQASDLIVSSGGSTIGTLLNNGTMIVQTGASVSGTRMTTNGDLYLRGGTASGTVLIGGNEFISSGGIASGTVLSGGSESVYSGGIAIGTVVSSGSQFVDAGGVASGTVLQGTLQTLGGLAYNAQVTGSGALQSIQSGGVASGTVVTSGGGQLIQAGGVAVNDVIAGNGTITVSSGGVLSGSLTFSGVGSGTLVIGDNGAVVSGVVISGFQSDDQIDLNRLAYGSETYVEQTGQVGAVNIMTGSGSYSLNFANDGGSNRVFLAKQGANGSTVLYTTGGLLPAQSVSLAGTASSVTADFGFDAAYTGSYANLGAGEVSTDGKTYSVTGTSAEVSTALHNLVFQPTGGTSPTTVKLVLSNEAAPVVLQLNTTLNQYLAGGAKADTIIGGSGHDTLASGSGGGVLQAAGNGDLLLGGKGSTSFYDGAGAATIFGGRGHDTIHATAGHDLILTGQGGSTVTLSGHGSSLWSYGADNVAVFAGANTVIGAGGSNATISGGSSGVMFIGAGGASTILGGDGASTLFGTAGNLTYAAGNGSGFVVTGAGSTANLFGSAAGGLLAFGQSGATLFYTGGGGADTIQGGNGSIVVNNGINGTYFGGTAGSNQISVAGHSLVFGGGNGDVLTATGAGNVLQAGGGNTTLNGGGADGTVMFAGTGNDLMIGSTNKASVDIFAFANGQVGGSDTISGFTAGVDRLILNGFSGAQADASYATQSVDGSGNMHFTLTDNTQITLVGVSALSRSQFG, via the coding sequence ATGGCCGACATTACTGTCTCTTCGGGTGTTACTTCCACCGGGCTGAATTTGAATGGAGCCCCTGGCAGTGCGACACTGGATGTTCTGGGGACTGCCAGTAATACTGTGGCTCAGGGACAGAACGGTACGGTCTTTGTCACAGTTTCCAGTGGTGGTTCTGCTGTATCGACGACAGTGATTTCGGGATCGTCCTCATCCACACAAGTCATTCTGTCTGGCGGCACTGCGACTGGAACCGTTCTTAGCGCGGGGGGCATAGAGGGGGTTGCCGGTATTGCTTCCGGCACCGTGGTCAGTTCTGGCGGCGGGGAGTTTGTTTCGTCTGGCGGTGTCGCGAGCGGCACGGTTGTCAGTAATGGCGGCTCTGCGGTTGTTTACGCTAGCGGTGTAGCGAGCAGCACTGTTGTCAGTTCTGGCGGTCAGCAGATTGTTTCGTCTGGTGGTGTCGCGCAAGGCACGACGGTCAGTTCTGGCGGCTCGGAGTATGTTTTTTCTGGCGGTGTTGCGAGTGGCACGACGGTCAGTTTGCGCGCTCGGCAGCTTGTATCGTCTGGCGGTGTCGCGAGTGGCACGACGGTCAGTTCTGGCGGTGTGCAGAATGTTTTGTCCGGTGGTGTCGCGAGCGGCACGACGCTCAGTTCTGGCAGTAATCAGGAAGTTTCCGGTGGCGGTGTTGCGAGTGGCACGGTGGTCAGCTCTGGCGGTAAGCAGAATGTTTACTCTGGCGGTGTCGCAAGCGGCACGGTGGTCAGTAATGGCGGCACGGCGGTTGTTTTTTCTGGCGGTGTCGCGAGCGGCACAGCGGTCAGTTCTGGCGGTGGGGAGTTTGTTTCGTCTGGTGGTGTCGCAAGCGGCACGGTTGTCAGTAATGGCGGCACGGCGGTTGTTTTTTCTGGCGGTGTCGCAAGTGGCGCGGTGGTCAGTTCTGGCGGTGTGCAGGATGTTAACTCTGGCGGTGTCGCGAGCGGCACGACGGTCAGCTCTGGCGGTAGGCTAAGTCTTGAGCCTGGCGGTATTGCTTTCGGCACGGTGGTCAGTAATGGCGGCATGGAGGCCGCTGCCTCTGGCGGTGTCGCGAGTGGCACGACGGTCAGTTCTGGCGGTGTGCAGAATGTTTTGTCCGGTGGTGCCGCGAGCGGCACGACGGTCAGTTCTGGTGGTTGGCAGAATGTTTACTCTGGCGGTGTCGCGAGCGGCACGACGGTCAGTTCTGGCGGTGAACAGAATGTTTTGTCCGGTAGTGTCGCGAGCGGCACGACGCTCAGTGCTGGTGGCACGCAGGCTGTTTTGTCTGGTGGCAGTGCGACAAATGCGACGCTTCTCTCTGGCGGCACGCAGTTTGTGTCGGGAGGCGGTATCGTCAGTGGGACCGTGTTCAGTTCCGGTGGTAGTCAGGTTCTTCTGAGCGGCGCGTCGGCGACCGGGACTTCCATTCAGGTGGCTGCGTCGCAGACGGTTTCCTCTGGCGCGACAGCGACGGGAACGATCCTTGCCTCTGGTGGCACGCAGCTTGTGTCGTCTGGGGGTGCCGCGAGCGGCACGGTGGTTAGTGTTGGCGGCTCGGTGGTTGTTTCCACTGGCGGTGTCGCGAGCGGCACGGTGGTTAGTGTTGGCGGCTCGGCGGTTGTTTCCACTGGCGGTGTCGCGAGCGGCACGGTGGTCAGTGCTAGCGGCTCGGCGGTTGTTTTTTCTGGCGGTGTCGCGAGTGGCACGACGGTCAGTTCTTACGGCAGGCAGATTGTTTCCACTGGTGGTATCGCGGAAGGCACAAGGGTCAATTCTGACGGCGTAGAGATTGTTTCCTCTGGCGGTATCGCAAGCGGCACGGTGGTCAGTTCTGCTGGTGTGCAGGATGTTTTGTCTGGCGGTGTCGCAAGCGGTACTGTGGTGAGTTCTGGCGGTGAGCAGTATGTTGAATCTGGTGGTATCGCGAGCGGCACGACGGTCAGTTCTTACGGCAGGCAGGATGTTTACTCTGGCGGTGTCGCAAGCGGCACGACGGTCAGTTCTGGCGGTGTGCAGGAGGTTTACTCTGGTGGTGTCGCGAGCGGCACGACGGTCAGTAATGGCGGCACGGAGATTGTTTCCGGTATCGCAAGCGGCACGACGGTCAGTGCTGGAGGTTGGCAGAATGTTTCCACTGGCGGTGTCGCAAGTGGCACGGTGGTCAGTTCTGGCGGTGAGCAGGATGTTATGTCCGGTGGCAGCGCGACAAATGCGACGCTTCTCTCTGGTGGCACCCAGTTTGTGTTGATGGGCGGTATCGTCAGCGGAACAGTGTTCAGTTCCGGTGGTAGTCAGGTTCTTCTGAGCGGCGCGTCAACGACCGGGACTTCCATTGAGGTGATTGCGTCGCAGACTGTTTCGTCTGGCGCGACAGCGACGGGAACGATCCTCGCTTCTGGCGGTCAGCAGCTTGTGTCGTCTGGCGGCACTACGATCAGCACGGTGGTCAGTCAGGGCGGTTTGCAGGATGTTTTTGCAGGCGGTATCGCGAGCGGCGCGACGGTCAGTTCTGGCGGCTATGAGTTTATTTCATCTGGCGGTTCCGCGCTCGGCACGACGGTTAGTCAGGGTGGCTCGGCGGTTGTTTTGTCTGGCGGCACTGCGATCAGCACGGTGGTCAGTTCTGGTGGCACGGAGATTGTTTTCGGTATAGCGAGCGGCACGACGGTTAGTCAGGGCGGCACGGCGGTTGTTTCGTCTGGCGGCAGTGTGATTAGCGCGGTGGCCAGTTCTGGCGGTCAGGCGTTTGTTTTCGGTATAGCGAGCAGCACGACGGTCAGTTCTGGCGGTCAGCAGTATGTTGAATCTGGCGGCAGTGCGATCAGCACGGTGGTCAGTTCTGGTGGCACGGAGATTGTTTCATCTGGTGGTACCGCGAGTGGTACGACGCTCAGTGCTGGCGGCACGCAGTTTGTGTCGGCAGGTGGTATCGTCAGCGGAACAGTGTTCAGTTCCGGTGGTAGTCAGGTTCTGTTGAGCGGTGCGTCGACGACCGGGACTTCCATTCAGGTGTCTGCGGCGCAGACGGTTTCCTCTGGCGCGACAGCGACGGGAACGATCCTTGCCTCTGGTGGCGCACAGGCTATTCTGTCTGGCGGCACTGCGACTGGAACCGTTCTTAGCGCGGGGGGCGTAGAGGCGGTTACCGGTATTGCTTCCGGCACAGTGGTCCTTGATGGCGGCACGGAGGCCGTTGCCTCTGGCGGTGTGGCGAGTGGCACGACGGTCAGTTCTGGTGGTTGGCAGTATGTTGCCTCTGGCGGTATCGCGAGCGGCACGACGGTCAGTTCTGGCGGTGTGCAGGATATTATGTCCGGTGGTGTCGCGAGCGGCACGATGGTCAGTTCTGGCGGTCAGCAGTATGTTGAATCTGGCGGTATCGCGAGCGGCACGACGGTCAGTTCTGGCGGTGTGCAGGATATTATGTCCGGTGGTGTCGCGAGCGGCACGATGGTCAGTTCTGGCGGTCAGCAGTATGTTGAATCTGGTGGTATCGCGAGCGGCACAACGGTCAGTGGTTCTGGTGCTGCCGAGAATGTTTTGTCGGGTGGCAGTGCGACAAATGTGACGCTCCTCTCTGGTGGCACGCAGTTTGTGTCGGCAGGTGGTATCGTCAGCGGAACAGTGTTCAGTTCCGGTGGTAGTCAGGTTCTGTTGAGCGGTGCGTCGACGACCGGGACTTCCATTCAGGTGTCTGCATCGCAGACTGTTTCCTCTGGCGCGACAGCGACGGGAACGATCCTTGCCTCTGGCGGTGAGCAGACTGTTTCGTCTGGCGGTGCCGCGAGTGGCACGACGCTTCTCTCTGGTGGCACGCAGTTTGTGTCGGCAGGTGGTATCGTCATCGGAACAGTGTTCAGTTCCGGTGGCAGTCAGGTTCTGTTGAGCGGTGCGTCGACGACCGGGACTTCCATTCAGGTGGCTGCGTCGCAGACGGTTTCCTCTGGTGCGACAGCGACGGGAACGATCCTTGCCTCTGGCGGTGAGCAGTTCGTGTCGTCTGGCGGTGTGGCGAGTGGCACAACGCTCAGTTCTGGTGGTTGGCAGTATGCTGTGTCCGGTGGTGTTGCGAGTGGCACGGTGGTCAGTTCTGGCGGTGAGCAGGCTGTTGTGTCCGGTGGTGTGGCGAGCGGCACGGTGGTCAGTTCTGGCGGTGAGCAGGATGTTATGTCCGGTGGCAGCGCGACAAATGCGACGCTTCTCTCTGGTGGCACCCAGTTTGTGTTGATGGGCGGTATCGTCAGCGGAACAGTGTTCAGTTCCGGTGGTAGTCAGGTTCTTCTGAGCGGCGCGTCAACGACCGGGACTTCCATTCAGGTGGCTGCGTCGCAGACTGTTTCCTCTGGCGCGACAGCGATGGGAACGATCCTCGCTTCTGGCGGTGAGCAGCTTGTGTCGTCTGGCGGCAGTGCGATCAGCACGGTGGTCAGCTATAGCGGCACGCAGTTCGTGTCGTCTGGCGGCACTGCGATCAGCACGGCGATCAGTTATAGCGGCACGGAGTATGTTGCCTCTGGCGGTGTCGCGAGTGGCACGACGGTCAGTTATAGAGGCACGGAGTATGTTGCGTCCGGTGGTGTCGCAAGCGGTACGACGGTTGGCTATGGCGGCACGGAGTATGTTGCCTCTGGCGGTATCGTGAACGGTACGACGGTCAGTGATGGCGGCACGGAGTATGTTGCTGCTGGTGGTGTCGCGAGCGGCACGATGGTCAGTAATGGCGGCACGGAGTATGTTTACTCTAGCGGTGTTGCGAGCGGCACGGTCGTCAGTTCTGGCGGTAAGCAGAATGTTATGTCCGGTGGCAGCGCGACAAATGCGACGCTTCTCTCTGGTGGCACCCAGTTTGTGTTGATGGGCGGTATCGTCAGCGGAACAGTGTTCAGTTCCGGTGGTAGTCAGGTTCTTCTGAGCGGCGCGTCAACGACCGGGACTTCCATTCAGGTGGCTGCGTCGCAGACTGTTTCCTCTGGCGCGACAGCGACGGGAACGATCCTTGCCTCTGGCGGTGAGCAGCTTGTGTCGTCTGGCGGTATTGCGAGTGGTGCGACGCTCAGTGCTGGCGGCACGCAGTTTGTGTCGGCAGGTGGTATCGTCAGTGGGACCGTGTTCAGTTCCGGTGGTAGTCAGGTTCTGTTGAGCGGTGCGTCCACGACCGGGACTTCCATTCAGGTGTCTGCATCGCAGACTGTTTCCTCTGGCGCGACAGCGACGGGAACGATCCTTGCCTCTGGCGGTGAGCAGCTTGTGTCGTCTGGTGGTATTGCGAGTGGTACGACGCTCAGTGCTGGCGGCACGCAGTTTGTGTCGGCAGGTGGTATCGTCAGCGGAACAGTGTTCAGTTCCGGTGGTAGTCAGGTTCTGTTGAGCGGCGCGTCGACGACCGGGACTTCCATTCAGGTGTCTGCATCGCAGACGGTTTCCTCTGGCGCGACAGCGACGGGAACGATCCTTGCCTCTGGCGGTGAGCAGACTGTTTCGTCTGGCGGTGCCGCGAGTGGCACGACGGTCAGTGCTGGTGGCATCCAGTTTGTGTCGGCAGGTGGTATCGTCAGCGGAACAGTGTTCAGTTCCGGTGGTAGTCAGGTTCTGTTGAGCGGTGCGTCGACGACCGGGACTTCCATTCAGGTGTCTGCGGCGCAGACGGTTTCCTCTGGCGCGACAGCGACGGGAACGATCCTTGCCTCTGGTGGCGCACAGGCCATTCTGTCTGGCGGCACTGCGACTGGAACCGTTCTTAGCACGGGGGGCGTAGAGGCGGTTACCGGTATTGCTTCCGGCACAGTGGTCCTTGATGGCGGCACGGAGGCCGTTGCCTCTGGCGGTGTGGCGAGTGGCACGACGGTCAGTTCTGGTGGTTGGCAGTATGTTGCCTCTGGCGGTATCGCGAGCGGCACGACGGTCAGTTCTGGCGGTGTGCAGGATATTATGTCCGGTGGTGTCGCGAGCGGCACGATGGTCAGTTCTGGCGGTCAGCAGTATGTTGAATCTGGTGGTATCGCGAGCGGCACAACGGTCAGTGGTTCTGGTGCTGCCGAGAATGTTTTGTCGGGTGGCAGTGCGACAAATGTGACGCTCCTCTCTGGTGGCACGCAGTTTGTGTCGGCAGGTGGTATCGTCAGCGGAACAGTGTTCAGTTCCGGTGGTAGTCAGGTTCTGTTGAGCGGTGCGTCGACGACCGGGACTTCCATTCAGGTGTCTGCATCGCAGACTGTTTCCTCTGGCGCGACAGCGACGGGAACGATCCTTGCCTCTGGCGGTGAGCAGACTGTTTCGTCTGGCGGTGCCGCGAGTGGCACGACGCTTCTCTCTGGTGGCACGCAGTTTGTGTCGGCAGGTGGTATCGTCATCGGAACAGTGTTCAGTTCCGGTGGCAGTCAGGTTCTGTTGAGCGGTGCGTCGACGACCGGGACTTCCATTCAGGTGGCTGCGTCGCAGACGGTTTCCTCTGGTGCGACAGCGATGGGAACGATCCTTGCCTCTGGCGGTGAGCAGTTCGTGTCGTCTGGCGGTGTGGCGAGTGGCACAACGCTCAGTTCTGGTGGTTGGCAGTATGTTGTGTCCGGTGGTGTTGCGAGTGGCACGGTGGTCAGTTCTGGCGGTGAGCAGGCTGTTGTGTCCGGTGGTGTGGCGAGCGGCACGGTGGTCAGTTCTGGCGGTGAGCAGGATGTTATGTCCGGTGGCAGCGCGACAAATGCGACGCTTCTCTCTGGTGGCACCCAGTTTGTGTTGATGGGCGGTATCGTCAGCGGAACAGTGTTCAGTTCCGGTGGTAGTCAGGTTCTTCTGAGCGGCGCGTCAACGACCGGGACTTCTATTCAGGTGGCTGCGTCGCAGACTGTTTCCTCTGGCGCGACAGCGATGGGAACGATCCTCGCTTCTGGCGGTGAGCAGCTTGTGTCGTCTGGCGGCACAGTGATTGGAACCGTTCTTAGCGCAGGAGGTATAGAGGGGGTTGCCGGTATTGCTTCCGGCACAGTGGTCCTTGATGGCGGTGCGGAGGCTGTTGCCTCTGGCGGTGTGGCGAGTGGCACGACGGTCAGTTCTGGTGGTTGGCAGTTTGTTGCCTCTGGTGGTATCGCGAGCGGCACGGTGGTCAATAATGGCGGCACGCAGTTTGTGTCGGGTGGCGCCATCATCAGCGGGACAGTGTTCAGTTCCGGTGGTAGTCAGGTTCTGTTGAGCGGTGCGTCAACGACCGGGACTTCTATTCAGGTGGCTGCGTCGCAGACGGTTTCCGCTGGCGCGGCAGCGACGGGAACGATCCTCGCTTCTGGTGGCTCGCAGTTTGTGTCGGGTGGCGGCATTGCGATCAGTACAGTGGTCAGCTCTGGCGGTATGCAGACGGTTTCGTCTGGCGGTGCCGCGAGCGGCACGGTGGTCAGTCTGAGCGGTGATATGGTGTTGCTCAGCGGCGGTGTTGTGCAGTCTGCCGTTTTGTCAGGTGGTAACTTGACAATTTCTTCCGGCGCCAGGGTATCCGGTGTTGCTATCGAGAATCAGGCCAGCGACCTGATCGTTTCTTCCGGTGGCTCCACGATCGGCACGCTGCTGAACAATGGCACGATGATTGTGCAGACTGGTGCATCGGTATCTGGCACCCGGATGACTACCAATGGTGATCTGTATCTGAGGGGCGGCACGGCAAGCGGCACGGTGCTGATCGGCGGCAATGAATTCATCAGCAGCGGAGGTATCGCCTCCGGCACGGTACTGTCGGGTGGAAGCGAGAGTGTTTATTCGGGTGGTATCGCGATTGGCACGGTGGTCAGCTCGGGCAGCCAGTTCGTGGATGCGGGCGGTGTCGCGAGTGGTACCGTGTTGCAGGGTACGCTGCAGACTTTGGGTGGCCTGGCGTATAATGCACAAGTGACCGGTAGCGGTGCGTTGCAAAGCATCCAGTCCGGCGGCGTTGCCAGTGGGACGGTTGTGACCTCTGGTGGCGGGCAGTTGATCCAGGCTGGCGGTGTTGCGGTGAATGACGTGATTGCCGGTAACGGGACGATCACTGTCAGTAGTGGTGGCGTACTCAGTGGTTCCCTGACTTTCTCGGGCGTTGGCAGCGGAACGCTTGTCATCGGTGACAACGGCGCTGTCGTCTCCGGTGTTGTGATCAGCGGTTTCCAGAGTGACGACCAGATTGATCTGAATCGTCTCGCCTATGGCAGTGAGACCTATGTCGAGCAGACTGGCCAGGTCGGTGCTGTCAACATCATGACAGGCAGCGGCAGCTACAGCCTGAATTTTGCGAATGACGGAGGGAGTAATCGCGTCTTCCTTGCGAAGCAGGGTGCGAATGGCTCCACTGTGCTTTATACAACGGGCGGCCTCCTGCCTGCGCAAAGCGTATCTCTTGCTGGCACGGCCTCCAGCGTGACGGCTGATTTCGGCTTTGATGCTGCTTACACCGGGAGCTATGCGAATCTTGGTGCTGGTGAAGTCAGCACGGATGGCAAAACATACAGCGTGACGGGTACATCCGCTGAAGTATCAACGGCGTTGCACAACCTTGTCTTCCAGCCGACCGGTGGCACTTCTCCGACAACGGTAAAGCTGGTGCTTTCAAACGAGGCAGCTCCGGTTGTACTGCAGCTGAACACGACGCTGAACCAGTATCTTGCTGGTGGCGCGAAGGCGGACACGATCATTGGTGGTTCTGGCCATGACACTCTGGCCAGCGGTTCTGGTGGTGGTGTGCTACAAGCGGCTGGCAATGGTGATCTTCTGCTTGGAGGCAAAGGCTCGACGTCGTTCTATGATGGTGCTGGTGCGGCGACGATCTTCGGGGGGCGTGGTCATGATACGATCCATGCGACTGCCGGCCATGACCTGATCTTGACAGGCCAGGGAGGTTCGACCGTCACGCTGAGCGGTCATGGCAGCTCTCTGTGGAGCTATGGGGCGGACAATGTCGCAGTTTTTGCCGGCGCGAACACGGTGATTGGTGCGGGTGGTTCGAACGCGACGATCTCTGGCGGGTCTTCGGGTGTGATGTTCATTGGCGCGGGCGGTGCCAGCACCATTCTGGGTGGCGATGGCGCCTCGACGCTGTTCGGCACGGCTGGCAACCTGACCTACGCGGCCGGAAATGGCAGCGGTTTTGTCGTGACGGGTGCCGGCAGCACGGCCAATCTGTTCGGGAGTGCGGCTGGCGGCCTTCTGGCGTTTGGTCAGAGCGGTGCGACGCTGTTCTACACGGGTGGCGGTGGCGCCGACACGATCCAGGGCGGCAATGGCAGCATCGTGGTGAATAACGGGATCAACGGCACGTATTTTGGTGGAACTGCGGGCTCGAACCAGATCTCTGTTGCTGGTCACAGCCTTGTGTTTGGCGGAGGGAATGGTGATGTTCTGACCGCGACGGGGGCGGGAAATGTGTTGCAGGCCGGCGGCGGCAACACGACGCTGAATGGTGGCGGTGCTGATGGCACTGTGATGTTCGCTGGGACCGGCAATGATCTGATGATTGGGAGCACGAATAAGGCGTCGGTTGATATTTTTGCCTTTGCCAATGGTCAGGTTGGCGGCTCCGACACGATCAGCGGGTTTACGGCGGGTGTTGATCGTCTGATCCTGAACGGGTTCTCCGGTGCTCAGGCGGATGCATCTTATGCCACGCAGAGCGTGGATGGGTCCGGCAACATGCACTTTACGCTGACGGATAATACGCAGATCACGCTCGTCGGCGTCTCCGCACTCAGCCGGAGCCAGTTCGGATAA